ACGATTGGACCCGTGGTGGTGGAGGCCATCAAGCGGGCGGCGACGAAGCCGTTGGACGTGCACCTGATGATTGTGGAGCCGGAGCGCTACGTAGAGGCCTTCGTGAAGGCGGGGGCGGACGTGCTGACGGTGCACGTGGAGGCCAGTCCGCACCTGCACCGGACGCTTCAGCAGATTCGCAATGCGGGGGCGAAGCCGGCGGTGGTGTTGAACCCGGGCACGCCGCTGTCGGCCATCGAGGAGGTGCTGGGCGACGTGGACATGGTGCTGCTGATGAGCGTGAACCCGGGCTTCGGGGGGCAGGGCTTCATCGAGTCCACGGTGGAGAAGGTGCGCCGGCTGCGCGGGATGTTGGATGCGCGCGGGCTGAAGAACGTGGACATCGAGGTGGACGGCGGCATCAACGCCACCACGGCGAAGCGGGTGGTGGAGGCCGGGGCCACGGTGCTGGTGGCGGGCAGCTACGTCTTCGGCGCGAAGGACTACGCGGAGGCCATCCGCTCGCTGCGCTCGTGAGGCGCGGCGGACTTCAGGTGCGAGGGCGCGCCACGGAGGAGGCGAGCCGGGCAACGCGGGTCATGAAGGTGGGGTCGAAGGGCTTCACCTCGTAGTCGTCGGCGCCGAGCTCGAAGCAGACGTGGCGGGTGAACTGGTCCTCGACGGCGCTGAGGATGATGACCTTGCAGTCGCGGGTGTTGGGGTCCTGCTTGAGCTGGGCGAGCAGGTCCCTGCCGTCCTGGTGCTGGTTGATGTCCAGGATGATGACGGCCGGCCGGTGCTCGCGGGCGAGCTCCAGGACGCGCTCGGACGTGGTGTCCGAGATGCAGTTCAGCCCGGAGCGTTTCCCCTCGCGGGCGAGGGCGGAGACGATGAGGGGCTCGTCATCGGAGATGAGGACGACGGGGGGCGGCGTCATGGCATCGCGGTGCAACAATGCAGGCTGCCTCGTGAGTGTAGCAGGGGGGGGAACTGTCCGGGAGTACAGGAAATTCGTGGTCTTGGGAAGCGGAGTCGGGGGCCACCCGGGCGTCGCTCGGCTGCTTGCTCCCTCTGGGCGGGGAGGGGTGGAAGAAAAGGTGATCCGAGGACGTTGACTCGGCTGGGCGGCTCGGGTACTACCGCCCGCACTTCGCCGGTCCCGAGAAGGACCGTCCGGCGAGGCGACATATCGGGGAGTGGCTCAGCCTGGTAGAGCACTTGGTTCGGGACCAAGGGGTCGCAGGTTCAAATCCTGTCTCCCCGACCACGTCATGAAGCGGGCTGGAGATCGCAAGGTCTCCAGCCCGTTTCGTTTTGGGGCGATAGTCCTCGCGGCTCTGGCCGACCGGTTGCGGGCGCGAACCTCGGGTCACCTGGGCTGGACGGGGACGCGAGCCTGGAGTTCCTGGCGCGGGTAGGTGCGGAATTCATCGGCTCATTTGCCGGCAGATGGCACCACTTTGAACTGTGGCCGTTCTTGCTGAGTGTCGCCATCCGGGTCCTCAACTCGT
This genomic stretch from Myxococcus virescens harbors:
- the rpe gene encoding ribulose-phosphate 3-epimerase, giving the protein MSRRPVRISPSLLSCDFGRLAEEVRAIEAAGADWIHVDVMDGRFVPNITIGPVVVEAIKRAATKPLDVHLMIVEPERYVEAFVKAGADVLTVHVEASPHLHRTLQQIRNAGAKPAVVLNPGTPLSAIEEVLGDVDMVLLMSVNPGFGGQGFIESTVEKVRRLRGMLDARGLKNVDIEVDGGINATTAKRVVEAGATVLVAGSYVFGAKDYAEAIRSLRS
- a CDS encoding response regulator, which codes for MTPPPVVLISDDEPLIVSALAREGKRSGLNCISDTTSERVLELAREHRPAVIILDINQHQDGRDLLAQLKQDPNTRDCKVIILSAVEDQFTRHVCFELGADDYEVKPFDPTFMTRVARLASSVARPRT